ACTGACTTTCTAAACCAATTCCATTATCGCGCACTGAGAATAGCCATTCTGAGTTTTGAGTGGGGGGTGGGGAGTGTGGGGGTGAGGGAATTAAATTGTCTTTCACTACTTTCCCCTGCTCCCCATCTCCCCATCTCCCCATCTCCCCATCTCCCCATCTCCCCTGCTCCCCTGCTCCCCTGCTCCCCATCTCCCCATCTCCCCATCTCCCCATCTCCCCATCTCCCCTATCTTTCTTCACTGCGGTAATATGAATTTGCGGTGGCACTTCTTTTCGGAATTTGATCGCATTGCCGATGAGATTTTGAAATACTTGTGCTAGTTGTGTAGGATCTGCCATGACTATAGGTAAAGGGTCATGAGTGATTTTTCCACCACATTCATCAATGGCAACTTTGAGATTAGCGATCGCTCGCTCAAAAACTACTGTACAATCAACTTGCTCAAAAGGCTGTCCACGGGTGCTGACACGCGAATAGTTCAATAAATCGTTGATTAGGGTCTGCATCCGCCGTGCCCCATCTACAGCGTAGGCGATGAACTCTTCGGCGTTGCTGTCTAAGTGATTCTTGTATTTTCGCTCTAGCAGCTGCAAATAACTAGTCACCATCCGCAACGGTTCTTGCAAATCATGGGAAGCTACATAAGCAAACTGTTCTAATTCGGCATTGGAACGAGTCAGTTCTTGACGTTGGCGGGTTTCTTGCTCTAGCAATTGCGCCTGGGAGAGGGCAATACCAATTTGGTTGGCTAGCTGTTGCAATAACTCCAGTTCAAAGCTAGCCCACTGTCGAGGTGAAGCACATTGATGAGCAATTAGCAACCCCCAAATGTCATCCCTAATCAAAATCGGCACTACGAGGTTAGCTTTGACACCAAACTGCCGGAGAAATTCTCGATGGCAAGCTTGGATATCAGCATGTTCAATGTCTACAATTGCACTTACCCGGCCTCGGCGATATTGCTCGACATAATTTTGCTTAAAACAGGGGTCGAGAATCTCTTGCCCCAAAACGACAGGCCAACCAGGTAGTACTGCTTCTTCTACCACTGTTCCTGAACCATCAGCCCAAAGTTGAAAAATCAAAACTCGGTCAGCTTGTAGTACTTTTTGTACCTCAGTAACCGTAGTATGCAAAATTTCCGGCAATTGTAATGATTCACGAATTTTGAGAGTGATTTCAGAAAATAATTGCGATCGCAGATTTTGTCGTTTCAATTCCGCTTCTGCTTGTGTAAGTTCCTCAGCAAAACGGGATACTTTAGCTAAATTACGCCTCAGCTCTAGTTGGCTGATAACTTGGCGACTTAAAGCCACAAGTGCTTCCATCTGTTTTTGGTTTAATTCCCGTGGAACTTGGTCAAGTACGCACAGAGTCCCTAACATATCTCCTTCAGGAGTCATCAAGGGTACACCTGCATAAAAACGTACATAAGGATAGGAAGTTACTACTGGATTTTTCGCAAACTTTTCGTCTGCTAAGGTATCTGGAACCACCACAACGCCTTGTTTCTCTTTGCAAAGATAAGATAAGCCAACATTACGAGGCATTTCTGGTACATCTATACCGAGTTTTGCCTTAAACCACTGACGGTTTTCATCAATGAAATTTACCAAGGCTATGGAAGTGCCACAAATTAAGGCAGCTAACTTGGCAATATTGTCATAAGCTTCCTCTGGTTCAGTGTCTAAAATCTGATACTGGCGCAGAGCTTCAAGTCTCGCCGCTTCTTGATTATTAAATTCAGCTTTCATCAATTTTTATTAAAAAGTTGTAAAATTAGCCATAGTAAGCATTCAGAATGCTCAATTGCTGGCTTAATCTTTATTTAGATTACTTAATAATCCTTTGGTTTTTGACTTTTCAAGGAAGTTTTTTTAGATTTTGGCTACTAGGCCATACGCAAAATGGGGAAAGCCTTTGTTCCACACTTTTACCTGTGAAACAATTTTAGTGTAAACAAAATAATTTGCCCCAGTGAGGGTGCTGGGGCTGTTGATTGCTGACTGATAACTTTAGAATTCCCCTAAATTTTTGCCAAAACTGCTTGGCGTAGCTTTTCAATCAAATCGCTGAGATTACTTGTATTGAGACGATAACTTAAGGGATGGGCAATTAATCGCGCTGTACTTTCATACAAAATAGTAA
Above is a window of Nostoc sp. UHCC 0702 DNA encoding:
- a CDS encoding GAF domain-containing protein, translating into MKAEFNNQEAARLEALRQYQILDTEPEEAYDNIAKLAALICGTSIALVNFIDENRQWFKAKLGIDVPEMPRNVGLSYLCKEKQGVVVVPDTLADEKFAKNPVVTSYPYVRFYAGVPLMTPEGDMLGTLCVLDQVPRELNQKQMEALVALSRQVISQLELRRNLAKVSRFAEELTQAEAELKRQNLRSQLFSEITLKIRESLQLPEILHTTVTEVQKVLQADRVLIFQLWADGSGTVVEEAVLPGWPVVLGQEILDPCFKQNYVEQYRRGRVSAIVDIEHADIQACHREFLRQFGVKANLVVPILIRDDIWGLLIAHQCASPRQWASFELELLQQLANQIGIALSQAQLLEQETRQRQELTRSNAELEQFAYVASHDLQEPLRMVTSYLQLLERKYKNHLDSNAEEFIAYAVDGARRMQTLINDLLNYSRVSTRGQPFEQVDCTVVFERAIANLKVAIDECGGKITHDPLPIVMADPTQLAQVFQNLIGNAIKFRKEVPPQIHITAVKKDRGDGEMGRWGDGEMGSRGAGEQGRWGDGEMGRWGDGEQGKVVKDNLIPSPPHSPPPTQNSEWLFSVRDNGIGLESQYAERIFVIFQRLHGRSKYSGTGIGLAICKKIIERHGGRIWVESEPGQGSTFYFTIPDKAVQSNTRSIGD